A single region of the Melospiza melodia melodia isolate bMelMel2 chromosome 7 unlocalized genomic scaffold, bMelMel2.pri SUPER_7_unloc_1, whole genome shotgun sequence genome encodes:
- the LOC134432810 gene encoding olfactory receptor 14J1-like, whose amino-acid sequence MSYDRYVSICKPLHYGTLLGSRACAHMAAAAWASAFLNALLHTANTFSLPLCHGNALGQFFCEIPQILKLSCSQSNFRELGLIAVSVCLAFGCFVFIVFSYVQIFRAVLRIPSDQGRHKAFSTCLPHLAVVTLFISTSFFTYLKPPSMSSPSLDLALSVLYSVVPPALNPLIYSLRNQEFKDAVWRLMTGRCQKH is encoded by the coding sequence ATgtcctatgaccgctacgtgtccatctgcaaacctctgcactatgggaccctcctgggcagcagagcttgtgcccacatggcagcagctgcctgggccagtgcctttctcaatgctttgctgcacacagccaatacattttccctgcccctgtgccatggcaatgccctgggccagttcttctgtgaaatcccacagatcctcaagctctcttgctcacagtccaacttcagggaacttgggctaattgctgttagtgtgtgtttagcatttggctgttttgtgttcattgttttctcctatgtgcagatcttcagggctgtgctgaggatcccctctgaccagggacggcacaaagccttttccacctgcctccctcacctggctgtggtcaccctgttcatcagcacttcattttttacatacctgaagcccccctccatgtcctctccatccctggatctggccctgtcagttctgtactcggtggtgcctccagccctgaaccccctcatctacagcctgaggaaccaggagttcaAGGATgccgtgtggagactgatgacgggAAGGTGTCAAAAACATTAA